One region of Triticum aestivum cultivar Chinese Spring chromosome 6B, IWGSC CS RefSeq v2.1, whole genome shotgun sequence genomic DNA includes:
- the LOC123135602 gene encoding histone H2B.4-like: MAPKAAEKKPVEKTPAGKKPKAEKKVPASKEGGGEKKGKKKAKKSVETYKIYIFKVLKQVHPDIGISSKAMSIMNSFINDIFEKLAGESAKLARYNKKPTITSREIQTSVRLVLPGELAKHAVSEGTKAVTKFTSS; this comes from the coding sequence atggcgcccaaggccgcagagAAGAAGCCGGTGGAGAAGACCCCGGCGGGCAAGAAGCCCAAGGCGGAGAAGAAGGTGCCGGCGTCCAAGGAGGGCGGAggcgagaagaaggggaagaagaaggccaagaagagcgtggagacgtacaagatctacatcttcaaggtgctgaagcaggtgcacCCGGACATCGGCATCTCCTCCAAGGCCATGTCcatcatgaactccttcatcaacgaCATCTTCGAGAAGCTCGCCGGCGAGTCCGCCAAGCTCGCGCGGTACAACAAGAAGCCCACCATCACGTCGAGGGAGATCCAGACCTCCGTTCGCCTCGTCCTCCCCGGCGAGCTTGCCAAGCACGCCGTCTCTGAGGGCACCAAGGCCgtcaccaagttcacctcctcctAG
- the LOC123138738 gene encoding uncharacterized protein, which yields MGHGGRPKAAACRLPPFPLVNCIGAHRIARKGGGGDTFQIRSDAGVRATPGFLKMPRRKKSRLDPVAGGRQIASKAQVDGTKQASPHAICKLYEHINEGQRVAVRAMGTGPLLDIKCAYLHNTVLTWFTRLYHSGRRGFVVPGRGFIPLTEESVYHILGIPRGDIEVKYEADYDMEQEFAASLFPGDGSTPKITTVATAIINHNEADDRFKKLWLIYIVSTVLAPTTDARISNKCYPMLADINRADRLNLCKFVVDQLHEHLSKGKYTNGCLLYCMLRYLDALDCDGMELELTDTPYRVNAWSRTQVDVVAELDMLEHDPPCFGKLQLKEEFREEAASGSGTSTLGSEALVASKPG from the exons ATGGGCCACGGGGGCAGGCCGAAGGCCGCTGCGTGTCGTCTTCCTCCATTTCCCTTGGTCAACTGCATCGGGGCTCACCGGATTGCGAGGAAGGGCGGAGGCGGCGACACCTTCCAGATCCGCTCCGACGCCGGCGTGCGGGCAACTCCG GGGTTTTTGAAAatgccgaggaggaagaagagccggTTGGATCCAGTTGCAGGCGGCAGGCAGATAGCCAGTAAG GCACAGGTTGATGGAACTAAGCAGGCATCGCCACACGCCATTTGTAAGCTCTACGAGCACATCAACGAAGGCCAACGCGTTGCTGTCAGAGCCATGGGGACTGGGCCGCTCCTGGACATCAAGTGTGCATACTTACACAACACTGTCCTAACATGGTTCACAAGGTTGTACCATTCAGGAAGGAGAGGGTTTGTCGTGCCCGGACGCGGGTTCATTCCACTGACCGAGGAGTCTGTATATCATATTCTGGGCATCCCTCGTGGAGATATCGAGGTCAAGTATGAAGCCGACTATGACATGGAACAGGAGTTCGCAGCTAGTTTGTTTCCGGGCGATGGCAGCACGCCAAAGATCACGACAGTTGCTACTGCAATCATTAACCATAACGAGGCTGATGATAGATTCAAGAAGTTATGGCTTATTTACATTGTCTCAACCGTGTTGGCCCCTACGACCGATGCACGGATCAGCAACAAGTGCTACCCCATGCTG GCGGATATCAACCGGGCAGACAGGTTGAACTTGTGCAAATTTGTCGTGGACCAGCTCCACGAGCACCTCTCAAAGGGGAAGTACACAAATGGGTGCTTACTTTACTGCATG CTAAGGTACCTCGATGCTTTGGATTGTGATGGCATGGAGCTTGAGTTAACTGACACACCATATAGAGTAAACGCATGGTCCAGGACCCAGGTTGATGTTGTCGCTGAGCTGGACATGTTAGAGCATGATCCACCCTGTTTTGGTAAACTTCAG CTAAAGGAAGAATTCAGAGAGGAGGCTGCTAGTGGATCAGGCACAAGCACATTGGGTTCGGAGGCCCTGGTGGCTTCGAAACCTGGATGA